The genomic DNA CGTCAGGCAATATTTTCCCTCTTGTATTATATAATTTTTGACTTCTCAGAGTAAGTCCTTGGGAGTATGGACTCAAAGCCGCTACCACCtctctggaaaaaaagaaataagagcCACTGAGGGAGtacaagagagaaagataagTCTTTGAAAGATGGTCAGCTTTTGTGGGGTACGGTATCAAAGAGCAGCCGGGGGCTGGAGAGATGGTTAGAGATCTGCTGTGTGGGTGGACGAGTCACAGCTTGGACAGATGAAATAGATTATCTAGCTTTAACGCACACCCTCAAAGACAGTGaggagtttgtgtgtatgtgagtgtgtacaAGTGGGTTTAAAGGAGATGAAGAGAACTagacacagaaaacataaagaTAAATTGTAGCATCACATTATCAGTTAAGAGATTACTGCGAGAAAAACACTGATCTTGTCAGAGTATGAAATACATGGAAATAAGACATGTATCCTGGGTGTTGAATTAATGCTTGTACAGTATTTTTAACAGTATGGGTTATGGTTAAAACTTAACTCTGATTTTGTACTGGGAGAAACTTAAGTGCATATCAGAAAAAATcgaaagaaatgtattttcgTGGTTTCTATCAAACCTGGAAAGTATGTGGCAGTAAAAGTCATACTGCATCCGTGCATTCATGCTCCTGCCTTTATTGAATACTTAATAGAAAACTTGATTAGTAGATTCCGACACTCAACCCTTAGAAGCTCAAAACCAGAACATGTTTTTTACCTGACTGTCATCCTGGTACATTGAACTTAATTAGAGCGATAATAGCAGTCCTGTGAGATTCATGATAATAGAATAATTAGTATGGGTATCTCAACACCTGTCAGTCAACATTAATAATACTGGTTAAGAATATACATAAAAGCATTCTATCTTGTGCAAGAAGCCAATTTTAAAATTGTCTCATTCCATCTTGTTGAAAGTGATCTTTCCCACTCACAGAGGCAAACTACAACAGGGTTGTTTACCTTGATGCTGGATTGAATTTAAGTCTTTGGAAAGGactaaacattaataaaaaggaCTTGGAATGCTTATATACCCTGTCTTGTCAAGAGTGAGATGAAAAGATTAAAACCAAACTCCTATTAAAATCCAAAATTAGCAGCCAATTAGCTTAATTTACCaaaaagactggaagcagggggaatCAGCCAGCCAAAGGTGCAAATTAGCTCCTTGCCAAGAAAATGTCCAGCAGAAAACTCTCTTTAAAATTTcaaattgtcattttaactaTTTGTTTTTGCACAGATGGGCTCTACACctagcctggctaacaccagaccgcgtctcaatctcatgtgagattgaggtagggtctggtgAGGAGCtgttcatttcctcgtatttgaaGCGGGATCAACAAATGacgatcaaatgcttctgtacgctaATGGACAatcttacagccaatcatatcaacgatagacaatgacgtattcagagcctgtagggagcagtgcgaacacatcctttttatgaaggaaaaatcgtgtagcgcaagtttttgttctattttcaaagtgaacttgccttccaatttatttagcacacaatctattgcagcttcgaacggttgctgcacctccgtggccgccatgctggatgtaaacagagttgctctacggtcgtcatcgccttgagcccgcctccctgatctgtgattggttccctatctcaggcgaaaattttgtcttggtggccatgccaactttctgagcgaagtagaatctcgctcgaatgagagcatgggtatacccaggctaCTCCACACCAGGAACAGACCTTAATAACAGAGCATGCCGGTAGCCAAGTTGTTACTGCACGTGCCGTATATCTGCAACGTCCAGCAAAGGACCATTGTTGCATGTCATCATAACCATCATAACCATCATAaccatttctctctccccttgtttcctatCAGCCTCTTTACTGATCTCTCTActgaaatcttaaaaaaaacaacaacagactttaataaaggaagggaggaacaattTCTCTCACCTGTGCACGGTGCTCACCAACAGAGAATTGAACCACAGCAAAATTGGGTGAGGTGTGGCTCCCTTCAATGCGCTCCACTGTGGATGAGTCGATCTTCAGCTCACTGCTGATCTCTGCACTCTGGATGAAGTCCTCAGTCTTCAGGTCCTCCACACGTTTCAGTTCCCCATCGGCCAGCTGGATGATGGAGCCCTTGATGAAATATGGTGGCAGTGTGGGGGGAGCCACCGTACTGGACGGGGGAGGAGGCACAGAAGGGGCGACCAGCCCTGGTGGAGCGTGAACAATGGGGAGATGAAGCTGGGCTTGGACCACTGCACCTGAAGCGGCCTGGTGATATGTGCCGCTAGGAGTTTCCAGACTTTCTCCTTTGGGGACTGGGGCagcaatgtatgtgtgtgggagtgtggtAGGAAATGGTGCAGCTTGGGAGGATGATGTCACATGGGAGGTTACAGGTTCCAATGTGGTGACTCCACCTCCGCTAACAGGGATAATGACCTGTTGGGCGCCAGGAATGAGTAAGTGTTGTTGTAGGCTGGTGTGGTAGCTGATTGGCGTATGCTGGCTCCCGCTGCCACCTGCAATATAACCAATGATAGGTGGCTGGGGGTAGATACTGGTGGAAGGCAGCCCCATTGACAATGGCTCTGTAGAGTTGTGGGTGGTCTGGATTACGGTCTGAGGCGATAGTGAACTAACAGCAGCTTTCAGGCTGTCAACACTTAATGGGGGTGGAAAAGTgaaagaggaggtggtggtgcgATTGACAGGCTTGCCCACCATGATTCCACCTTTCTCCAGGTGTGTGGTGGCAGAGGTTGTCAACTTCTCAGGGCTGGCTCTGGGTGGTACCAGATGGTGGTCCCTGTGGCTGTTAGGCATTAGCATGACAGAGGTTCTCAGCCCTGAGGGATCATGAGTACAGTAGTCGGATGGCAGAACCAGATGGCGGGCCTCATACGCTGATGAGGACAAAGAAGAGTTTGCATCCCGTGATTTGCTCCCAGGTTTAGAGAGGCTGGACTCAGGGGATGCACCATATCGCCGGCCCCTTTCCAGGCCTCCATTGTGAAGCTCTCTGGGTCTGGAGCCACCATCCTCTTTTCTGGTGTGTCCGTCTGTATATTGCACCACAACTTGGGACATACCATGCCCCAAAGTATGATGGGGGTGCAGTGACGGGGGTGGAAGGTGAGCACCTCCTTGGTGATGAAGCGACGGCACAGTCCGTGGAGAGGTTGACATCTGAACATAGTGAGGGGCAGGGTCTGTAGAAGGCGGTGGCATGGATGTACGCCCAATGGATGCTCGCTGCTGGTCATGTTTGGAGGTCTGCGTAGGAGCAGAGGCTGTCTCTATGTGTGGGGATCTCTGTGTGGCcagagatgaggaagaggagagggggggaggtggaggaggaggtggaagcaGATGAGGAGAGACATAGCCTGTGTATGGGGCAGTGTAGGGTGAGGCTATAAACTGCAGATTGGGAGGCAGTTGGGTGTAATGGACAGTTCCTCCAACTGTGGACTGTGACAGGGGGGATGTATACACTGTGGGGAGAGATGAGACTAGCCttagtgaggaagaggaggacaaggAGTCTGATGTGGAGGAGAGGGATTTATACTGGGGCCCATCAGACTGACTGGAGCTACAGTGTCCACTCATGCCACTCTCATTCCCACCAGCCACACTAGCCAGCCAGGCCATGTTCTCTGTGCGCTGGCTATTGCTGGCAGGTGGTATGGCAGGTGAGCGATTTTCAGATGGTAATGTGCTTGCAGGGATCTCCCTCTTCTTTGGGGGCAGACATTCATTACTGCGTTCCTGGTTGGACTTCATGCTGATTTCGCCTCAAGTCCCTCAACAGTACTTGCGTTatctttccttatttttttacttttattgctttttctttctttcttgttcccTCTTTCGTTGACTTTCTATTTCACTTTCGTTCCTTTTCTCACTTATGATGTTCTGTCCTTTGTCTTCTTTGTATTAGCTATGATTCAACCTTCCCAATCttgtctctctttccctctctatCCAGTTCACCAAAGGCTGTTGGTTATCAGGTCTTTCTACAATAACAAAGATAATCCAGGCCCTATCAAGCAGGTGAGGAAGGATTAGAGATGGGAATGAAGATACGGAGGGGTGGTTAGAGGGGAGGGATAGGACGGTCTTTTTCGGTCCAGGGGTCTTTAGCGGCTGAAGGGTGTGCTCAGTGTAGTTGGGGAGAGTGTAACGACGTCACACCTGCAGCTGCCGCCAAGGACGACAGGGGGCCGAGTGCGTCGCACTTCATGTGGAATCATTTCCCTGCAAAAGCAAGCCTGCCCACACACAGCACAATcctgtgaaagagaaaaagggagactATTAGGAAAAGATGTGATTCTCAAACAGATGAGCaggtaaatacatacaaattaaAATCGGTTTTGTtagatatttttatgtttgcagTTTGTTCTGACTTGAACTGCAAActttaaaaacctaaaaacgTAAATATATACCTTCTAAATCTGCATAAGTAGCCTATGTCATCGGCtaagtttttttaaagaaaattaaactgACAAACTGCAAGTAACCCAACACATTGAATCACACAGTAAATATCTCTGGTCAAGGTTATAGTGCCACAAGTGAGCACTACTGTTATACAGAGGATGTGTCAACACTGTTTCAAAAACAATACAACCAACTAACATGCATAAAAGTAAATGTGAGTCAGTCTATAAAAACCCATGCACACCTACATAACTAACTAAACAAACAGACTAAAAATAGAGCCAAATACAGAGATGACCGCAGTCTAAGAACAAAGTGAAAATTTGACTGAtgaaaccacagaaaaaaagtttttggagtttttggaaaatataaATTCAGTTATTGAACGCAGGTTGCTATGAAATAAGTTGATGTTCTAGCATAAGGTTCTTTTTAGTATAAATCTATCTTTGAAATTTTGATGGTAGGAATGGTTGGTTTAATATCATGAATAAAAACGTTTCAAACACCGCCCTTCGATTTGTTCACAAATCCCACCTTGTATAAACCAGACATACTTTTATGCATCAAAATATAGCCAACATCATGTTTTGCAAACAGGTGCAAACTCAATTCTGGGATTGGAAGACAGAGAACACCACATGGTTCCTGCAAACAGaggacatgaaaataaaaaagacaaggccTACAGTAGGGCTATAATGATGTGGCGCACCAAAACAAATTTAGAGCCATGACAAAAGGAAtccaagaaaataaacagtttattgCCATGAAGGTTGAAAAACAGACCGAAAAGAGGCCATGGAATAACATAAGGACACTTGGCAACAAGAAATTGAGCTGAGACACAATCTCTAACAGTGTAATgtattcaataacctaaacttcgtGGTTATTGAACGTGGTTAACATGCTCCAAGATTTTGGAGATGGGGTAAGTCATTTAGCATAATgctttaaatgttgttataatACAACAATTCAATCATGACTGGTGTCAGTTTATATTAAATAGGCCAATGATAAAGATGAATTCAGGCCAAACAATAGGCAATGTCAAAATATccatataattatttatattaggGACAGTCGTAAAATcgttaaaaaaaattgtagtcAGGTGGAAATATCTATATATGTCTTGTGTTTCTAGAGTGGTTTTGAGATtattgacaaaaatgtaaaagtagaACCCCTGATAATAATCTGAACAATTCCAAGAAGTTCCCAGCATCTGCAGCACTTGAACCACCAATAACAAGCAtgtgctatatatatatgtatgtactcAGTAAAGTAAGAGTGAGTGTGTGCCATCTGTTAGAGAGGACCCCCTGCTGAAAAAGATGGAAAGCTTGGTGTGAATctcataaataatgtaaaagcaTTTCAAGCACATGCACCCCACCCTTCactcctcccacacacacacacacacacacacacacacacacacacacacacacacacacacacacacacacacacacacacacacacacacacacacacacacacacacacacacgcactgacACCTGGGCATATTCAATTATGCTGACACGTTCTTTTCCTGACACACAGCACAAGTTCACACACAAACTTCCACACGCACGCTTTCACCAACTAGtgcacaaaagcacacacaccgacacatgTTCTTGTCCAACAGAGAGACTTTCAACATTTGCACACTTGAATGTGAGCAGAGTATCAGTTGACTAACACACTACAAACTTGCAGTAAGCATGCATAGTAAGGAGAACTGTTGTTACAGCAAAAACACACTGACTGCAATACAAGGTTTGCCAATTAACTTCCTCAGTTAAGTGTTTACACTGTGCGTTCACATTATCATCAGCTGACTGTGTGTAATGCTACTGTGAAAGTTGCACAACTACATAAGCATGGGCACTACTGTAATAATTAAACAAGCAAAATAATAACCTAAATGAATGTTTGAGCCAAAAGGAAAATTGTGAATAATTGActtttgtcaaataaataaatacgcAATGAAGTAgtttgacaaaataacaaaaagggacaaataaacctttaaaatagCCTGAGGATCAGAACGAGATAAAAGCAGGCCCTAGCCACATTAAAGCAGCTGATCTGGTAACATCACTGAATAAAACAATTGTTTCTAACACAGCTCACATTAGACCCATGGACACTGCCTCAGTGTTAAATCTATCTGATCTCAGAAGCTGTCAAaccacaaaaaatgtaatctttcaACCAAAATGACTGGATCAACACTTCCaaggcttttttaaaataataaaacagggtTTCTCAGATCAACACCACGACAGTaatgcattttcatttcttccttttcctaTTGAAACATACGTTatagtaatgtgtgtgtgtgtgtgtgtgtgtgtgtgtgtgtgtgtgtgtgtgtgtgtgtgtgtgtgtgtgtgttctgtaggGACCAGGGACATCTTGCATCTTAAGTAGATTGCTGTGATTTAAGAAATGTCACAGTGCTACTACGATGCAACTGCAGAGACAGGCGTAGGAGTAAACACACATGCGAattcacatgcacatacagtacaagaatgtgcacaaacacacacatattgtacaGGCTTTGTTTCAAGGTAGTGAGTGCACATTTGCTCAAGCACACACCACCTGTTCAATCAAGCAAGCATGACTCAGAGGTGTGTCGAGAGGTGCTGTTGATGGGTGAGCTTTTAGCATTGAAATACACTCTTTTTCTTCACTCTACCTCCACTCAGCTGTCCTGCCTCAGCCTGCCCACCTCTCCTACTTCATAACTCCATTCTCAATTATCATTCTTCCAACTAATGGTTTTATGTTCTtatgcttctgtctcttcttctctcttggCATCAATCTCAGCAttaatcttcttcttctgtcttcacTGTATCACACCTCATTCCCTGTACTGTTCATGCAAGTGTCATAAAATGCAAGCATGGGAAGATTATGAAACAAAGAAGTCAAACTATACTGCTTACATTCAACAAGCTCTCGCCCAAATTAAAACTTTGAGATAAGAGGAGAGAGCTCTCAGATCAGAGAAATTTCATATCAACTGTCACATCAAACACTGACAGTGTCTGTAAATCCAGCCACAGATCTGTTTGTGCTGCCGTCTATAAGAGCTTTTATCTTCGGAGAAAGGCACGTCATTTCTGACAGTTCACTCTGCTAGCATGTGGGAAAAGTCTGAGAATTCCAGGAGAAATATTATATGCATTGTGTAATTGGATATATTGTGCTGCTTTTACGTTCACTATGTGTAATAAGAGTGGTATGGTGCTGAAGCTGCTGAGCAGCTTATGCTTGGAATAACTGTGTGCGCTAAAGCAAAGCAAAATATCACAGTAAGTTTGCCGTTACAACAGAAGGGGTGTAAACTGCTATTTCAAGAACAGTGGTTTGTCATCTTGCATGACTACATTTTACAAAATGGGAACATTGTACAATATGGAAGCATAGGAACAGATTTTTGCCATTTCGGGGCAGCAGGAAAGGCAGTAAACACCAccttgacatattatcaccttataaagttgatATGTCCAATTTGTTAGCACTAGTTGATTTTTTCCACATTCGGTACACATGGAGCAATatcagcattcatttggagttgtatTTCTGTCCACTTGCTGAATCAaggtccaatattcactttcattttaatccCTAGTTTGCTTTCCACCAACTCAagggggaaatatctggctctttagctgcttaaTGCTCCTATTTGTGCACCAGTTAGTGTccaactttgtctgtctgcagtttAGTTCTGGACAGGGagtgtgcagtgtgtttttAGAGCTATGAAAACCACTCCCTGTTTCATCTGCAAACGACACTGGGgagagtgaaccaaaatagTTAAGTTACAGACcatttaaatcaaaacaattagctgaaagatgttaaaaatctctgtagagctgaggggaactgcagagtcgaTAATTCTCAGTGGCCTTGTCCCTACCAGCGACCCTTTAATCACTACACATTTGATctatttttaatatgaaaatattgattagagtAGCTTTCACTAAAATACTACCACAACTAAGGGGGAGACACATGtacagacaaatacacatgcaATATTCCCATGGAAAACCAAAAACTTGCTTAAgtcctttcttcctttatcTTGTGGTGTTAGTGAGAGATTAAAagatagaggaagaagaaaaaaagactgtgtTGAAACTGGGTAAGTGGTAGAAGAAAGAATGAACGTCTCTGCCAGCATGCAGGGTGGGAAATGTTGGTATTTTGAACAAataagcacacaaaaaaaccccagtaTAAATACAGCAACAATTAATGGAGGAAGAGACCCGAGAAGGATTGACGGAAGTATTTGAAGAACAGGGGTATGAGGGTGTGGAAAGGCTGGGAAACATGgagggaaacagagaaaaagagagcaggcTCAACTGACCTACATTGCAAAAAGAGAGAGTATTGCTTCACTGAAACtgacactcagacacacattcactgaAAAGCTATGTCACCTGAATCTTGCTGAGTTTGcaccgtctgtgtgtgtgtgtgtgtgtgtgtgtgtgtgtgtgtgtgtgtgtgtgtgtgtgtgtgtgtgtgtgtgtgtgtgtgtgtgtgtgtgtgtgtgtgtgtgtgtgtgtgttaatgtgtgtgtggatatcaGATGACCTGTAACCCAAGCTGTCTGTCCTCCGTGTGCTTtagtctctcacacacacacattcacaaatacaaTGATCTATCTTACCTaagtctgtgcatgtgtgctctGGTGaaaaaacgtgtgtgtgtgtgtgtgtgtgtgtgtgtgtgtgtgtgtgtgtgtgtgtgtgtttgtatgagtaagaaagagagacagagttaGTAACTTGAACCATTCACTCATGCACTATACTATTGTCCTTCTACGGTCAAAACAGTGTAGGTGTGTATATGTCAccctctttctccttcacattaaaaacacacacacacacacacacacacacacacacacacacacacacacacacacacacacacacacacacacacacacacacacacacacacacacacacacacacacacacacaaacacacacactatatccGAAATCTGTATGCAGAACCAGACAAAAGCCTTCAAACATATGGATACTAATGTTTGTGATTCAAACCCTGCAGGGAAAcagatttaaacaaatatttcatgtgTCAATCAATAATTATGTAAAAAGAATGTCATGTTGAAAGTCACATATTATGGTAATATACAAATTGCCACAGTCCTTAATGTATTTCACAAACATGACATCTACTATATAATttat from Scomber scombrus chromosome 16, fScoSco1.1, whole genome shotgun sequence includes the following:
- the atxn1a gene encoding ataxin-1a, which codes for MKSNQERSNECLPPKKREIPASTLPSENRSPAIPPASNSQRTENMAWLASVAGGNESGMSGHCSSSQSDGPQYKSLSSTSDSLSSSSSLRLVSSLPTVYTSPLSQSTVGGTVHYTQLPPNLQFIASPYTAPYTGYVSPHLLPPPPPPPPLSSSSSLATQRSPHIETASAPTQTSKHDQQRASIGRTSMPPPSTDPAPHYVQMSTSPRTVPSLHHQGGAHLPPPSLHPHHTLGHGMSQVVVQYTDGHTRKEDGGSRPRELHNGGLERGRRYGASPESSLSKPGSKSRDANSSLSSSAYEARHLVLPSDYCTHDPSGLRTSVMLMPNSHRDHHLVPPRASPEKLTTSATTHLEKGGIMVGKPVNRTTTSSFTFPPPLSVDSLKAAVSSLSPQTVIQTTHNSTEPLSMGLPSTSIYPQPPIIGYIAGGSGSQHTPISYHTSLQQHLLIPGAQQVIIPVSGGGVTTLEPVTSHVTSSSQAAPFPTTLPHTYIAAPVPKGESLETPSGTYHQAASGAVVQAQLHLPIVHAPPGLVAPSVPPPPSSTVAPPTLPPYFIKGSIIQLADGELKRVEDLKTEDFIQSAEISSELKIDSSTVERIEGSHTSPNFAVVQFSVGEHRAQVSVEVLVEYPFFVFGQGWSSCCPDRTTQLLELPCTKLSVGDVCISLTLKNLKNGSLKKTQPLELTNPASVPASSHGHLKPPRAVTDAPQSCSGGGSRHGERENGISQRGSGGSGNGSVRGANVENGDVMFGERGSVSKSQVATSAEAGSSKPSGGRKRRWSAPEGRKVEKSEEEPPLTLPKPSFIPHEVKVSIEGRSNIGK